The Canis lupus familiaris isolate Mischka breed German Shepherd chromosome 19, alternate assembly UU_Cfam_GSD_1.0, whole genome shotgun sequence genome contains a region encoding:
- the LOC119863891 gene encoding C-X-C chemokine receptor type 4, which translates to MEELHIYPSDNYTEEDLGSGDYDSMKEPCFREENAHFNRIFLPTVYSIIFLTGIVGNGLVILVMGYQKKLRSMTDKYRLHLSVADLLFVLTLPFWAVEAVANWYFGNFLCKAVHVIYTVNLYSSVLILAFISLDRYLAIVHATNSQRPRKLLAEKVVYVGVWIPALLLTIPDFIFANVREADDRYICDRFYPNDSWLVVFQFQHIMVGLILPGIVILSCYCIIISKLSHSKGYQKRKALKTTVILILAFFACWLPYYIGISIDSFILLEIIKQGCEFEKTVHKWISITEALAFFHCCLNPILYAFLGAKFKTSAQHALTSVSRGSSLKILSKGKRGGHSSVSTESESSSFHSS; encoded by the exons ATGGAAGAGCTCCAT ATATACCCTTCAGATAACTACACAGAAGAGGACTTGGGCTCAGGCGACTATGACTCCATGAAGGAACCCTGCTTCCGGGAGGAAAATGCTCACTTCAACCGTATCTTTCTGCCCACAGTCTACTCCATCATCTTCTTGACTGGCATAGTGGGCAATGGATTGGTCATCCTGGTCATGGGTTACCAGAAGAAACTGAGAAGCATGACAGACAAGTATAGACTGCACCTGTCTGTGGCAGACCTCCTCTTTGTCCTCACACTTCCCTTCTGGGCAGTTGAGGCTGTGGCAAACTGGTACTTCGGGAATTTCCTGTGCAAGGCGGTCCATGTCATCTATACTGTCAACCTCTATAGCAGTGTCCTCATCCTGGCCTTCATCAGTCTGGACCGGTACTTGGCTATTGTCCATGCCACCAACAGTCAGAGGCCAAGGAAGCTGTTGGCGGAAAAGGTGGTCTACGTTGGCGTCTGGATACCTGCTCTCCTGTTGACTATTCCCGATTTCATCTTTGCCAATGTCAGGGAGGCAGATGACAGGTATATCTGTGACCGCTTCTATCCCAATGACTCATGGTTGGTGGTGTTCCAGTTTCAGCACATAATGGTTGGCCTTATCCTGCCGGGTATCGTCATCCTGTCCTGCTACTGCATTATCATCTCCAAGCTGTCCCACTCGAAGGGCTACCAGAAGCGCAAGGCTCTCAAGACCACAGTCATCCTCATCCTTGCTTTCTTTGCCTGCTGGCTGCCCTACTACATTGGGATCAGCATCGATTCCTTTATCCTTCTGGAAATCATCAAGCAAGGATGTGAGTTTGAGAAAACTGTGCACAAGTGGATTTCCATCACTGAGGCCCTAGCCTTTTTCCACTGTTGCCTGAACCCCATCCTCTACGCCTTCCTTGGAGCCAAATTTAAAACCTCTGCCCAGCATGCACTCACCTCTGTGAGCAGAGGGTCCAGCCTCAAGATCCTTTCCAAAGGGAAGCGGGGAGGACATTCTTCTGTTTCAACTGAGTCGGAGTCTTCAAGTTTTCACTCCAGCTAA